A stretch of the Vagococcus xieshaowenii genome encodes the following:
- a CDS encoding DegV family protein — MNFRIVTESCCDLPYNVLESEHVHVIPMVVTVDGKEYIDDSGKTFDSQWLMEEVQAGKTASTSQVNVGTYLEMFKSLIKEDTTPVIYLGFSSGLSGSFNNAMTALNMLKEEYVKVPITLIDSKQACLGEGLLVDKLITLRNEGKTAQEATLIIDKLSKRVQSWVTVDDLKHLERGGRVSKTAATVGTLINIKPILVITEEGKLVSNGKTRDVRNLSLKLPMKHAKIFR, encoded by the coding sequence ATGAACTTTAGAATAGTAACTGAGTCATGTTGTGATTTACCTTATAACGTATTAGAGAGTGAACATGTACATGTGATTCCGATGGTCGTAACAGTTGATGGCAAAGAATATATTGATGATTCTGGCAAAACCTTTGATAGCCAATGGTTAATGGAAGAGGTTCAAGCAGGTAAAACTGCTTCCACTTCTCAAGTTAATGTAGGAACCTACTTAGAAATGTTTAAATCTTTAATAAAGGAAGATACAACACCAGTTATCTATCTAGGTTTTTCATCTGGATTGAGTGGTTCCTTTAATAACGCGATGACCGCTTTAAACATGTTAAAAGAAGAGTATGTTAAAGTACCCATTACATTAATTGACTCAAAACAAGCCTGTTTGGGTGAAGGGTTATTAGTAGATAAACTAATTACCCTACGTAATGAAGGTAAAACAGCTCAAGAAGCTACGTTAATTATTGATAAATTGTCAAAACGTGTACAATCATGGGTAACCGTGGATGATTTAAAGCATTTAGAACGCGGTGGACGTGTATCTAAAACGGCTGCTACAGTCGGCACGTTAATTAATATCAAACCGATTCTGGTTATCACAGAAGAAGGTAAGTTAGTAAGTAACGGTAAAACACGTGACGTAAGAAATCTATCGCTAAAATTGCCGATGAAACACGCCAAAATATTTCGATAG
- the rplI gene encoding 50S ribosomal protein L9, translating to MKVIFLSDVKGQGKKGEVKEVSSGYAQNFLIKKGLAKEATATSLSELKGQEKAKEKEEAANKAKAEELKAIFEAEDFVVEMKAKAGEDSRLFGSITSKQIAEALQKQHGYKVDKRKMELSTPIRNLGYKNVPIKLHPEVTATLRVHVVSQ from the coding sequence ATGAAAGTTATTTTTTTATCAGATGTTAAAGGCCAAGGGAAAAAAGGCGAAGTCAAAGAAGTATCTTCAGGTTACGCGCAAAACTTTTTAATTAAAAAAGGATTAGCAAAGGAAGCAACAGCGACTAGCTTGTCAGAACTTAAAGGACAAGAAAAAGCTAAAGAAAAAGAAGAAGCAGCTAATAAAGCTAAAGCAGAAGAATTGAAAGCAATATTTGAAGCAGAAGATTTTGTCGTAGAAATGAAAGCTAAAGCAGGTGAAGATAGCCGTTTATTTGGTTCTATTACATCAAAACAAATCGCAGAAGCTTTACAAAAACAACATGGTTATAAAGTAGATAAACGTAAAATGGAATTAAGCACACCAATTCGTAACTTAGGCTACAAAAATGTGCCAATTAAATTACATCCAGAAGTAACAGCAACATTACGTGTCCATGTTGTGAGCCAATAA
- the rpsR gene encoding 30S ribosomal protein S18 — protein MAQQRRGGRKPRRKVCYFCANHVDHVDYKNVDLLKAKFVSERGKILPRRVTGTCAKHQRTLTATIKRARIMALLPFVAED, from the coding sequence ATGGCTCAACAAAGAAGAGGCGGAAGAAAACCACGTCGTAAAGTGTGTTATTTCTGTGCTAACCATGTAGACCACGTTGATTACAAAAACGTTGATTTATTAAAAGCTAAATTTGTTTCAGAACGCGGTAAAATTTTACCACGTCGTGTAACAGGTACATGTGCTAAACACCAACGTACTTTAACTGCAACAATCAAACGTGCTAGAATTATGGCTTTACTACCATTCGTAGCAGAAGACTAA
- the ssb gene encoding single-stranded DNA-binding protein, translating into MINNVVLVGRLTKDPDLRYTANGQATANFTLAVNRSYKNANGQYDADFINVVIWRKPAETLAQYAKKGTLLGVTGRIQTRNYENQQGQRVYVTEVVCENFQLLESRASSERRQSNDQSFDGGGFSGGQSFNQSFNQSSTQASQNTMPDFGRDADPFASSAQIDISDDDLPF; encoded by the coding sequence GTGATTAATAATGTTGTTCTTGTAGGACGATTAACGAAAGACCCTGACTTAAGATACACAGCCAATGGACAAGCAACTGCCAACTTTACGTTAGCGGTGAACCGTTCATACAAAAATGCAAATGGTCAATATGACGCAGACTTCATTAATGTTGTTATTTGGCGTAAACCAGCTGAGACTTTAGCGCAATATGCGAAAAAAGGAACATTGTTAGGTGTAACTGGACGTATCCAAACACGTAATTATGAAAATCAGCAAGGTCAACGTGTTTATGTAACAGAAGTTGTTTGCGAAAACTTCCAATTACTAGAGTCTCGTGCTTCTAGTGAAAGAAGACAAAGTAACGATCAATCATTTGATGGTGGTGGATTCAGTGGTGGTCAATCATTTAATCAATCATTTAACCAATCTTCAACTCAAGCGTCACAGAACACAATGCCAGATTTTGGTAGAGATGCAGACCCGTTTGCATCATCGGCTCAAATCGACATTTCTGATGATGACTTACCATTCTAA
- the rpsF gene encoding 30S ribosomal protein S6, which yields MNKVTNYEITYIIRPNIDEEAKAALVERFDSILKDNGTEVLESKDWEKRRLAYEIKDFREGIYRIVKVSSENAEGINEFDRLAKINDDILRHMIIKEEN from the coding sequence ATGAACAAAGTTACGAATTATGAAATTACTTATATCATTCGTCCAAACATTGATGAAGAAGCTAAAGCTGCTTTAGTAGAACGTTTTGATTCTATCTTAAAAGACAACGGTACTGAGGTTTTAGAATCTAAAGATTGGGAAAAACGCCGTCTTGCTTACGAAATCAAAGATTTTCGTGAAGGCATTTACCGAATCGTTAAAGTTTCTTCTGAAAATGCTGAAGGTATCAACGAGTTTGATCGTTTAGCTAAAATCAATGACGATATTTTACGTCATATGATCATCAAAGAAGAAAACTAA
- the tnpA gene encoding IS200/IS605 family transposase, with amino-acid sequence MRKDNQSLSHTTWKCKYHIVFAPKYRRQIIYGKYKKSIGEILRALCDRKGVEIIEANACKDHIHMLVSIPPKTSVSEFIGYLKGKSSLMIFDRHAELKYRYGNRKFWCRGYYVDTVGRNKKQIEEYIRNQITEDYVADQLTLFEEYDPFTGQKNKRK; translated from the coding sequence ATGAGAAAAGACAATCAAAGTTTATCACATACAACCTGGAAATGTAAGTATCATATAGTATTTGCACCGAAATATCGACGCCAAATCATATATGGGAAGTATAAAAAAAGTATCGGAGAAATATTAAGAGCATTATGTGACAGAAAAGGTGTAGAAATTATTGAAGCTAACGCATGTAAAGATCATATCCATATGTTGGTAAGTATTCCACCAAAAACGAGTGTCTCGGAATTTATAGGATATTTAAAAGGAAAAAGTAGTTTAATGATATTCGATAGACATGCCGAGTTGAAATATCGTTATGGGAATAGAAAATTTTGGTGTAGAGGATATTATGTAGATACGGTAGGTCGAAATAAAAAACAGATAGAAGAATATATTAGAAATCAAATAACGGAAGATTATGTAGCGGATCAATTAACCTTATTCGAAGAATACGATCCGTTTACAGGACAAAAAAATAAGAGAAAATAA
- the gyrA gene encoding DNA gyrase subunit A: MSEELLNENIIDVNLTSEMENSFIDYAMSVIVARALPDVRDGLKPVHRRILYGMHELGITPDKPHKKSARIVGDVMGKYHPHGDSAIYESMVRMAQPFSYRQMLVDGHGNFGSVDGDGAAAMRYTEARMSKIALELLRDLNKNTVDFQKNYDESEKEPTVLPARFPNLLVNGTTGIAVGMATNIPPHNLEEVINAIKVLMANPDATTMDLMEVLPGPDFPTGGLVMGKSGIRKAYETGKGSIIVRARVEIEIMPNGKERIIVTELPYMVNKAKLIERISELHRDKRIEGITDLRDESNREGMRIVIEVRRDVSASVILNNLYKMTALQTSFGFNMLAIVSGEPKILSLKQILEHYLAHQEDVIRRRTAFDKKRAEDRAHILEGLRIALDHIDEIIRIIRSSDTDDIAKNTMMEKFALSDRQAQAILDMRLRRLTGLERDKIEKEYQELLATIEDLTDILANHHRVLDIIATELEEIQTKFSDARRTELLVGEVLSLEDEDLIEEEDVVITLTHNGYIKRLASTEFRSQKRGGRGVQGMGINDDDFVETLVSCSTHDTLLFFTNTGKVYRAKGYEIPEYGRTAKGIPIINLLGIDSTEKVQAIINVSGGAKEEEYLFFTTRLGVVKRTNSKHFANIRSNGLIAIGLKDGDELINVTVTNGQQNIIIGTNKGYSVTFDENTVRDMGRTATGVRGIRLREEDFVVGMDVINPGDEVFIITENGYGKRTAASEYPVKGRGGKGIKTANITDKNGSLVGLTTVDGSEDILVITNQGVIIRFAVETVSQTGRATQGVRLIRVDNGAKVATMAKVEAASEEEVEVQAETSESTIDQDIKVTPQEVVEPKSDLIEVEDGIQVSTLDEEYLAENEEVEEENDVIDDIFDDVLDEEE, translated from the coding sequence ATGTCAGAAGAACTATTAAACGAAAACATCATAGACGTTAATTTGACAAGCGAAATGGAAAATTCGTTTATCGATTACGCCATGAGTGTTATTGTAGCTCGTGCCTTACCTGATGTAAGAGATGGTTTAAAACCTGTTCATCGCCGTATTTTATACGGAATGCATGAACTAGGCATTACACCAGATAAGCCACATAAAAAATCAGCTAGAATCGTTGGGGATGTTATGGGTAAATACCATCCTCATGGTGATAGTGCGATTTATGAATCAATGGTACGTATGGCACAACCGTTTAGTTATCGTCAAATGTTAGTTGACGGTCACGGAAACTTTGGCTCAGTCGATGGTGATGGTGCCGCTGCGATGCGTTATACCGAAGCACGTATGAGTAAGATTGCGTTAGAATTATTGCGTGATTTGAATAAGAATACAGTAGATTTCCAAAAGAACTATGATGAATCTGAAAAAGAACCAACTGTCTTACCTGCTCGTTTCCCTAACTTATTAGTGAACGGTACAACAGGGATTGCAGTTGGTATGGCAACTAATATTCCGCCACATAACTTAGAAGAGGTTATCAATGCCATTAAAGTGTTGATGGCTAATCCTGATGCAACGACGATGGACTTGATGGAAGTGTTACCAGGCCCTGACTTCCCAACAGGTGGTTTGGTTATGGGTAAATCAGGTATTCGTAAAGCTTACGAAACAGGTAAAGGCTCGATTATCGTTCGAGCGCGTGTTGAAATCGAAATTATGCCAAATGGTAAAGAACGTATTATCGTTACTGAATTACCGTATATGGTTAATAAGGCGAAATTAATTGAGCGTATTTCAGAATTACATCGCGACAAACGCATCGAAGGAATTACTGATTTACGAGATGAATCTAATCGCGAAGGTATGCGTATTGTGATTGAGGTTCGTCGTGATGTGAGTGCCTCAGTTATTTTAAATAACTTATACAAGATGACAGCTCTACAAACATCATTTGGCTTCAATATGTTAGCGATTGTTAGCGGAGAACCAAAGATTTTAAGTCTAAAACAAATTTTAGAACATTATTTAGCCCATCAAGAAGACGTGATTCGTCGTCGTACCGCGTTTGATAAAAAACGTGCAGAAGATCGTGCGCACATCTTAGAAGGACTACGTATTGCTCTAGATCACATTGATGAAATTATTCGTATTATTCGTTCATCAGATACAGATGACATTGCAAAAAATACGATGATGGAAAAATTTGCCTTGTCAGATCGCCAAGCGCAAGCTATCTTGGATATGCGTTTACGCCGATTAACAGGCTTGGAACGTGACAAGATTGAAAAAGAATACCAAGAATTATTGGCAACCATTGAAGATTTGACTGATATTTTAGCGAACCACCATCGTGTGTTAGATATTATTGCAACAGAATTAGAGGAAATTCAAACTAAATTTAGTGATGCACGTCGTACGGAGTTATTAGTTGGTGAAGTCTTGAGTTTAGAAGATGAAGACTTGATTGAAGAAGAAGATGTCGTCATTACTTTAACGCATAATGGTTATATTAAACGTTTAGCAAGTACGGAATTCCGTAGTCAAAAACGTGGAGGACGAGGGGTTCAAGGCATGGGAATCAACGATGATGACTTTGTTGAAACCTTAGTATCATGTTCAACACATGACACGTTATTATTCTTCACTAATACAGGAAAAGTTTATCGTGCTAAAGGATATGAAATTCCTGAATATGGCCGTACCGCTAAAGGTATCCCAATCATTAACTTATTGGGAATTGATTCGACTGAAAAAGTTCAAGCCATTATCAATGTATCAGGTGGCGCTAAAGAGGAAGAATACCTATTCTTTACAACACGTTTAGGAGTAGTGAAACGTACTAATTCTAAACATTTTGCCAATATCCGAAGTAACGGTCTAATCGCCATTGGTCTTAAAGACGGAGATGAGTTGATTAACGTTACAGTAACAAACGGTCAACAAAATATTATCATCGGAACGAATAAAGGTTATTCTGTGACGTTTGATGAGAACACGGTTCGTGATATGGGACGTACGGCAACAGGTGTGCGTGGTATTCGTTTACGTGAAGAAGATTTCGTTGTAGGAATGGATGTTATCAATCCAGGAGATGAAGTCTTTATTATCACTGAGAACGGCTATGGTAAGCGTACAGCGGCTTCTGAATACCCAGTTAAGGGTAGAGGAGGTAAAGGGATTAAAACGGCTAATATCACCGATAAAAACGGTTCTCTGGTTGGTTTAACAACTGTAGATGGTTCTGAAGATATTTTAGTCATTACCAACCAAGGGGTTATTATTCGTTTTGCAGTCGAAACTGTGTCTCAAACAGGTCGTGCGACACAAGGTGTTCGTTTGATTCGTGTCGATAATGGAGCAAAAGTAGCCACAATGGCTAAAGTTGAAGCGGCGTCTGAAGAAGAAGTTGAGGTACAAGCTGAAACGAGTGAATCGACAATTGATCAAGATATTAAAGTAACACCACAAGAAGTCGTTGAACCTAAGAGCGACTTAATTGAAGTAGAAGATGGTATTCAAGTTTCAACATTAGACGAAGAATACTTAGCAGAAAACGAAGAAGTTGAAGAAGAAAACGATGTTATCGATGATATCTTTGACGATGTATTGGATGAGGAAGAATAA
- the gyrB gene encoding DNA topoisomerase (ATP-hydrolyzing) subunit B — protein MTEELNNQQHEYDASQIQVLEGLEAVRKRPGMYIGSTSVQGLHHLVWEIVDNSIDEALAGYCDEINVIIEADGSCTVIDNGRGIPIGIQAKTGRPAVETVFTVLHAGGKFGGGGYKVSGGLHGVGSSVVNALSTTLDVKVYKDGKIHYQEFHRGKVKDDLKVIGETDRRGTTVHFVPDPEIFQETVEFEFDKLKTRVRELAFLNRGLKLTIEDLREGQEQRKEYHFEGGIQSYVEYLNASKTVLFDTPVYIEGEQDDIVIEVALQYTDGYHSSVLSFANNIHTYEGGTHEVGFKSALTRAINDYAKKQGTLKDNDEKLTGEDVREGITAVISVKHPDPQFEGQTKTKLGNSEVRGVTDRLFSEALSKFLMENPPVARQIVEKGMLASKARMAAKRAREMTRRKGALEISNLPGKLADCSSKVPEQCELFIVEGDSAGGSAKQGRSREFQAILPIRGKILNVEKASMDKILANEEIRSLFTAMGTGFGSEFDVSKARYHKLVIMTDADVDGAHIRTLLLTLFYRYMRPIVEAGYVYIAQPPLYGVKQGKKITYIQPGKDADQRLADTLASLPQSPKATVQRYKGLGEMDFHQLWETTMDPENRMMLRVTVDDAIAANAVFERLMGDKVEPRREFIEQNARYVENLDV, from the coding sequence ATGACGGAAGAATTAAATAATCAACAACATGAATATGATGCTAGTCAGATTCAAGTGTTGGAAGGTTTAGAAGCGGTTAGAAAACGTCCCGGAATGTATATTGGTTCAACAAGTGTTCAAGGGTTACATCACTTGGTTTGGGAAATAGTTGATAACTCAATCGACGAAGCATTAGCGGGTTATTGTGATGAAATCAACGTCATTATTGAAGCAGACGGTAGTTGTACGGTCATTGATAATGGACGAGGTATTCCTATTGGTATTCAAGCTAAAACGGGTCGTCCAGCTGTAGAGACAGTTTTTACTGTGCTACATGCGGGTGGTAAATTTGGCGGTGGCGGATACAAAGTATCAGGAGGACTGCATGGTGTAGGTTCTTCGGTTGTTAATGCCTTATCAACAACACTTGATGTAAAAGTTTATAAAGATGGGAAAATTCATTACCAAGAATTTCATCGTGGGAAAGTTAAAGATGACTTAAAAGTTATTGGTGAAACAGATCGTCGTGGTACAACGGTTCACTTTGTACCTGATCCAGAAATTTTCCAAGAAACAGTTGAATTTGAATTTGATAAATTAAAAACACGTGTCCGTGAATTAGCCTTTTTGAATCGTGGGCTTAAATTGACGATAGAGGACCTTAGAGAGGGTCAAGAGCAACGTAAGGAATATCACTTCGAAGGTGGTATTCAAAGCTATGTAGAGTATTTAAATGCGTCTAAGACGGTTTTATTTGATACACCGGTCTATATCGAGGGTGAACAAGACGATATCGTTATTGAAGTCGCGTTACAGTATACAGATGGTTATCATTCAAGTGTCTTAAGTTTTGCTAATAATATTCACACGTATGAAGGTGGAACGCATGAGGTCGGTTTTAAATCTGCTTTAACACGTGCTATCAATGATTATGCAAAAAAACAAGGTACATTAAAAGACAATGATGAAAAATTAACGGGTGAAGATGTTCGTGAAGGTATCACAGCAGTTATTTCTGTTAAACATCCTGATCCACAGTTTGAAGGACAAACGAAAACAAAATTAGGAAACTCTGAAGTGCGTGGAGTAACCGATCGTCTTTTCTCAGAAGCGTTATCTAAATTCTTGATGGAAAACCCACCTGTTGCGCGTCAAATCGTTGAAAAAGGGATGTTAGCGTCTAAAGCACGAATGGCTGCTAAACGTGCCCGTGAGATGACACGTCGTAAAGGTGCGCTAGAAATTAGTAATTTACCGGGTAAATTAGCCGATTGTTCTAGTAAAGTGCCTGAACAATGCGAATTGTTTATCGTCGAAGGAGATTCTGCCGGTGGATCAGCAAAACAAGGACGTAGCCGTGAGTTCCAAGCGATTTTACCGATTCGTGGGAAAATTTTAAACGTTGAAAAAGCGTCCATGGATAAAATTTTAGCTAACGAAGAAATTCGTTCATTATTTACGGCAATGGGGACTGGTTTTGGTTCAGAATTTGATGTTAGTAAAGCACGTTATCATAAATTAGTGATCATGACCGATGCCGATGTGGATGGTGCGCATATTAGAACGCTATTATTAACGTTATTTTATCGCTATATGCGTCCTATTGTCGAAGCTGGTTATGTTTATATTGCACAACCGCCTTTGTATGGTGTGAAACAAGGGAAAAAAATCACTTATATTCAACCCGGAAAAGATGCCGATCAACGTTTGGCCGATACGTTAGCTTCATTGCCACAGTCGCCTAAAGCCACTGTTCAACGATACAAAGGTTTGGGAGAGATGGATTTCCACCAATTATGGGAAACAACCATGGATCCAGAAAATCGTATGATGTTACGTGTTACAGTAGACGATGCTATTGCGGCAAATGCAGTATTCGAACGATTAATGGGTGATAAAGTAGAACCTCGTCGTGAATTCATCGAGCAAAATGCTCGTTACGTTGAGAACTTAGACGTTTAG
- the recF gene encoding DNA replication/repair protein RecF (All proteins in this family for which functions are known are DNA-binding proteins that assist the filamentation of RecA onto DNA for the initiation of recombination or recombinational repair.), which yields MKLSKLHLENYRNYQAVDLAFSPSLNIFLGENAQGKTNLLESIYVLALTRSHRTNQEKEFIRFGSEFARLVAKIEKNNTSLTLEMSISSKGKKTKVNHLEQRKLSDYIGELNVVLFAPEDLLLIKGAPQLRRRFIDMELGQINPLYLYHLTVYQKVLKQRNKYLKELDSQPNEAALTFLDVLSDQLIDAGSQVMFMRMSFIKKLEKWAQTTHEKISNHKECLTLNYATSFEIEEAATVETIRQRFKESLDKNRKRELFNRSTSVGPHRDDLLFFINDKEVQTFGSQGQQRTTALSIKLAELELIHEELNEYPILLLDDVMSELDDERQIHLLETIDGKVQTFISTTTLKHLSNKLTTNPEIFKVASGTVTRSELI from the coding sequence ATGAAACTATCTAAGTTACATTTAGAAAATTATCGCAATTATCAAGCGGTTGATTTAGCATTCTCACCGTCGTTAAATATTTTTCTAGGAGAGAATGCGCAAGGAAAGACTAATTTACTTGAAAGTATTTATGTCTTGGCTTTAACACGTAGCCATCGAACAAATCAAGAAAAAGAATTTATTCGTTTTGGCAGTGAGTTTGCCCGTTTAGTGGCAAAAATAGAAAAAAATAACACATCCCTTACATTAGAAATGTCAATCTCATCTAAAGGGAAGAAAACAAAGGTTAATCATTTAGAGCAACGAAAGCTAAGTGATTATATTGGTGAATTAAACGTGGTGTTATTTGCACCAGAAGATTTGTTACTAATCAAAGGTGCGCCTCAATTGAGACGCCGTTTTATTGATATGGAATTAGGTCAGATTAATCCTCTTTACTTGTATCATTTGACGGTATATCAAAAGGTTTTAAAACAACGTAACAAATATTTAAAAGAACTAGACAGTCAGCCTAACGAAGCTGCCTTAACTTTTTTGGATGTCTTATCGGATCAGTTAATTGATGCAGGGAGTCAGGTGATGTTTATGCGCATGTCTTTTATTAAAAAGCTTGAAAAATGGGCGCAAACAACACACGAAAAAATTAGTAATCATAAAGAATGCTTAACATTGAATTATGCGACATCGTTTGAAATAGAAGAGGCCGCCACTGTAGAGACAATTCGCCAACGTTTCAAAGAGAGTTTAGATAAAAACAGAAAACGTGAATTGTTCAATCGAAGTACCAGTGTTGGGCCTCATCGAGATGATTTATTGTTTTTTATTAACGATAAAGAAGTCCAGACATTTGGTTCTCAAGGACAGCAACGGACAACGGCTCTTAGTATCAAACTAGCCGAGTTAGAGCTGATACATGAAGAATTGAATGAATATCCGATTTTGCTGTTAGATGATGTGATGAGTGAATTAGATGATGAACGTCAAATTCATTTGTTAGAAACCATTGATGGCAAAGTCCAAACGTTTATTTCTACGACGACATTAAAACATTTAAGCAATAAATTAACGACTAATCCAGAAATTTTTAAAGTAGCCAGCGGTACAGTTACTCGTTCGGAATTGATTTAA
- the yaaA gene encoding S4 domain-containing protein YaaA, with amino-acid sequence MKSLKQKFLIDKEFITLGQFLKEVDEIPSGGMAKWYLQEHVVLVDGEVENRRGRKLRAGTMVELPDGGIFFMDQKPTGKTINQDELNETI; translated from the coding sequence GTGAAGAGTTTGAAACAAAAGTTTCTAATTGATAAAGAATTTATTACCCTAGGACAATTTCTAAAAGAGGTTGACGAGATACCAAGTGGGGGTATGGCGAAATGGTATTTACAAGAGCATGTCGTACTTGTTGACGGTGAAGTTGAGAATCGTCGAGGACGAAAATTACGCGCTGGCACAATGGTTGAACTACCTGATGGGGGTATTTTTTTTATGGACCAAAAGCCAACAGGAAAGACCATTAACCAGGACGAGCTAAATGAAACTATCTAA
- the dnaN gene encoding DNA polymerase III subunit beta has product MKFTMNRAVFINELSVVQRAIPSKSTIPILSGLKMVLSDEGLALTGSNGDISIETFLSSQNEKAEMTIESTGSIVLQAKFFGEIVRKLPDNHFSFEVLDNLQVKINSGTAEFVVNGLSSDNYPHLPIIEEQNQLKLPARVLNKIINETVFSVSLHESRPILTGVHFTLDTGVLTAVATDSHRLSQRQIMMPSTTESFDIVVPGKSLTELSKSFADEEEMVEINIMENQVLFRTENMNFYSRLLEGKYPDTKRLIPTSFETEVEFNVPSLMAAIDRASLLSHEGRNNIVKLSIEADKVTIYGNSPEIGNVQEDLTFNKISGQPLDISFNPDYMKAALKAFGAIDINIRFISPIRPFTLEPTDSEISFVQLITPVRTS; this is encoded by the coding sequence ATGAAATTTACAATGAATCGCGCAGTATTTATTAATGAATTAAGTGTTGTGCAACGTGCAATTCCTTCAAAATCAACGATTCCCATTTTAAGTGGTTTAAAAATGGTATTATCTGATGAAGGATTAGCTTTAACAGGAAGTAACGGAGATATTTCAATTGAAACCTTCTTAAGTTCTCAAAATGAAAAAGCTGAAATGACCATTGAATCAACAGGTTCTATTGTCTTACAAGCAAAATTCTTTGGAGAGATTGTCAGAAAATTACCTGATAATCACTTTAGCTTTGAAGTATTAGATAATTTACAAGTCAAAATCAATTCAGGAACTGCTGAATTTGTCGTAAATGGTTTAAGTTCTGATAATTACCCACATTTACCAATTATTGAAGAACAAAATCAATTAAAATTACCTGCTCGTGTCTTAAATAAAATCATTAACGAAACAGTTTTTTCTGTTTCATTACATGAAAGCCGTCCAATCTTAACAGGTGTCCACTTTACGTTAGATACAGGGGTCTTAACAGCTGTTGCAACAGATAGTCATCGTCTATCTCAACGTCAAATCATGATGCCAAGTACTACAGAAAGTTTTGATATCGTTGTACCAGGTAAGAGTTTAACCGAATTATCTAAGTCATTTGCTGATGAAGAAGAGATGGTTGAAATCAATATTATGGAAAATCAAGTATTATTCAGAACAGAAAATATGAATTTCTATTCTCGCTTACTTGAAGGTAAATATCCTGATACTAAACGTTTAATTCCAACATCATTTGAAACGGAAGTTGAATTTAACGTACCGTCATTAATGGCAGCAATTGATCGTGCGTCATTATTGTCACATGAAGGTCGTAATAATATCGTCAAATTATCCATTGAAGCCGATAAAGTAACCATTTATGGTAATTCTCCAGAAATTGGTAACGTTCAAGAAGACTTAACGTTTAACAAAATCAGTGGTCAACCGTTAGATATTTCGTTCAACCCGGATTATATGAAGGCGGCCCTTAAAGCGTTTGGTGCAATTGATATCAACATTCGCTTTATTTCACCAATTCGTCCGTTTACTTTAGAACCAACTGATTCAGAAATTTCATTTGTTCAACTGATTACACCAGTTCGTACCAGTTGA